The DNA segment TATAGTTTAATGGAAATTCTAAAAGAGAGAATAGATTTTGTTGTTCTATTAGTTAGTCCAAAGATTAGAAAAGGACTAAATGCTTTAAATGATATAGACCAAGACTTTGAGATTATCCATGAGAATATGATAGGGAAAGAGAAAATTATCTATCTAAAACGTAAATAGTATTAAAAGCCATCTTTTTAGCAATCTCTTCGTCAAATAAGGAAATTCAATCAGTCATTTACTTAAGTAAACTCCCTCATAAATTTCTTTCTTTTCCTTCTAGTTACTTAAAAATATGACTTTTAAATCTAATAAGTTTATATCTATTTTTAAGATAATAATTTTACTAAGAAAAATACTTATTATTATATTGGATAGTTTTTCTCTTAATACATAACTACTTTTGAAAACTATAAATATTTATTGTTAGAAACAAGAGAGGGGTTTATTTGAGGAGGGAGCTTACAAGTGTAAGTGACTGAGGAAAATAAATCTTTATCGCCGTTTATAGCAATAAAGATTTATAGTTTTATTTTACTTTTTCGATATACTCACCAGTTCTAGTGTCACATCTAATAACATCACCTTCTAGAATATGAAAAGGTATTTGCACAACTGCACCAGACTCTAATGTAGCAGGTTTTTTACCACCTTGAGAATCACCTTTAAAGTTAGGTGGTGTATCAACAATTTTAAGTTCAACAATCATTGGTGGCTCAACAGTAATTGCATTACCATTAAAGAACATCATATCAACGCTCATTCCATCAATAATCCAATCAAATGCTTCACCTACTTGATCATATGTTAAACCAATTTGTTCATATGTAACATTGTCCATAAATTGTAGTAATTCACCATCATCATATAAAAACTGCATAGTTTTTTGCTGTAAATCAGGAGTAGTACATTTATCTCCAGCATGGAAAGTTTTTTCGATAACTTTACCATTTAAAAATGACTTAATTTTACATCTAACAAAAGCTGCACCCTTTCCAGGTTTTACGTGTTGATATTCAACGATTTTGTAAGGTACTCCATCAAGTTCGATTTTAAGACCTTTTTTTAATTCACTCATTGAAATATTAGCCATTTAATGTTCTCCTTAGATTTCTGCATATGAAACTGCAATTGCAGCTTCGATGTTACTAATTTCTTCTAAAATTTTATTATTAATTGATTCATCAACTAATAT comes from the Halarcobacter ebronensis genome and includes:
- the efp gene encoding elongation factor P, which produces MANISMSELKKGLKIELDGVPYKIVEYQHVKPGKGAAFVRCKIKSFLNGKVIEKTFHAGDKCTTPDLQQKTMQFLYDDGELLQFMDNVTYEQIGLTYDQVGEAFDWIIDGMSVDMMFFNGNAITVEPPMIVELKIVDTPPNFKGDSQGGKKPATLESGAVVQIPFHILEGDVIRCDTRTGEYIEKVK